In Candidatus Magasanikbacteria bacterium RIFOXYB2_FULL_38_10, a genomic segment contains:
- a CDS encoding ribosomal subunit interface protein, which translates to MQITIKATGIELTQAITNYVNEKIGGLEKYLKRLDQGSVEARVEVGKITKHHNKGDIFRAEINLTVPGKVLRAEEENSNLYAAIDLMHDEIKRQIVSFKEKGIEKNVRQARKSEE; encoded by the coding sequence ATGCAAATAACCATCAAGGCTACGGGCATTGAATTAACTCAAGCCATTACTAATTATGTAAATGAAAAAATCGGGGGATTGGAAAAATATTTAAAAAGATTGGATCAGGGATCCGTAGAGGCTAGAGTAGAAGTTGGAAAAATAACCAAACATCATAACAAAGGAGACATTTTTAGAGCCGAAATAAATTTAACCGTACCGGGTAAGGTTTTGCGAGCAGAAGAAGAGAATTCCAATCTTTATGCCGCTATAGATTTAATGCATGATGAAATTAAAAGACAGATTGTTTCTTTTAAGGAAAAGGGTATTGAAAAAAATGTGCGTCAGGCTAGAAAAAGCGAGGAATAA
- a CDS encoding preprotein translocase subunit SecA, whose translation MMSILTKIFGNPNAREVKNVLPIIEEINSLEKALENLSLEQLKDKTREFKERLSKGEALDSILPEAFAVVREAAKKIIGQRHYDVQLIGGIFLHRGNIAEMRTGEGKTLTATAAVYLNALTGRGVHVVTVNDYLAKRDAVWMGQIYHALGLTVSCIQQQTISYIYEPGFQENSVSQAINLDTAKTEAQPESEQVLVKVEPSHLRPCSRKEAYACDILYGTNNEFGFDYLRDNMATNLREMVQRDLHYAIVDEVDSILVDEARTPLIISAPAEEATEKYYKFADLVRRLKENEDYNIDEKMRSATLTEAGINKMEEWLGVGNIYAEGGVQTVHHIEQALKAQTLFKKDKDYVVKDGEIIIVDEFTGRLMFGRRYSEGLHQAIEAKEGVDIQRESQTLATITFQNYFRMYEKLSGMTGTAATEAEEFAKIYNLEVVEIPTNKEMVRRDLSDRIYKNETGKFTAVVREVKERYQKGQPVLIGTISIEKNEALSEALAKEGVPHQILNAKNHEREAEIISQAGRLSAVTLATNMAGRGVDIILGGNPSNPEEAKKVRELGGLHVLGTERHESRRIDNQLRGRSGRQGDPGSSQFYVSLEDDLMRIFGSERIKKMMDFLKIPEDMPIENKMISKSLESAQHKVEGHNFDIRKHLLDYDDVINKHRTVIYKKRREILDEYEKEKEIILKGEPVEETPETLRGKILDMVEKEIEQFVYYHTAATVGGDWNVKEIIETASTIFILTDAEKAELLKMGGTTEGRLEEAEERTKIIEFLVELSKKRFAEMEKEINNPELALEIKKGILLRAIDTLWVDHLVAIDYLRAGIGLRGYGQRDPLVEYKREAYRLFNELVSLIQKEVVYSIYKVTIGVKLAPSLMQRQGVQLSGAQKEAGTTGGALVRKKEFAEDGSGHKIGRNDSCPCGSGKKYKRCHGA comes from the coding sequence ATTATGTCTATTTTAACTAAAATTTTCGGCAATCCTAACGCCAGGGAAGTTAAAAATGTCCTGCCTATAATTGAGGAAATAAACAGTTTAGAAAAGGCCTTAGAAAATCTTTCCTTGGAACAATTAAAAGATAAAACCCGCGAATTTAAAGAAAGGTTAAGCAAAGGCGAAGCTTTAGATAGTATTTTACCCGAAGCTTTTGCCGTTGTGCGTGAAGCGGCTAAAAAAATTATTGGCCAGCGCCATTATGATGTCCAGCTTATTGGTGGTATCTTTTTGCATCGCGGTAATATTGCGGAAATGCGCACTGGTGAAGGTAAAACTTTAACTGCCACAGCCGCTGTTTATCTTAATGCTTTAACAGGCAGGGGTGTGCATGTGGTGACGGTTAATGATTATCTAGCCAAACGCGATGCGGTCTGGATGGGTCAAATTTATCATGCCCTTGGTTTAACTGTTTCTTGTATTCAACAACAGACTATTTCTTATATTTACGAACCCGGGTTTCAAGAAAATTCCGTTAGTCAAGCCATCAATCTTGATACTGCCAAAACAGAAGCCCAGCCAGAGAGTGAGCAAGTTTTGGTTAAAGTTGAGCCCTCTCACTTGCGTCCCTGCTCACGCAAGGAGGCCTACGCTTGTGATATTCTTTATGGCACCAATAATGAATTTGGTTTTGATTATTTGCGTGATAACATGGCCACCAATCTTAGGGAAATGGTGCAGCGTGATTTGCATTATGCCATTGTTGATGAAGTGGATTCCATTTTAGTTGATGAGGCCAGGACCCCGCTTATTATTTCCGCTCCGGCCGAAGAAGCTACGGAAAAATATTATAAATTTGCCGATTTGGTCAGGCGTTTAAAAGAAAATGAAGATTACAATATTGATGAGAAAATGCGCAGTGCCACTTTAACAGAGGCCGGTATTAACAAAATGGAAGAGTGGCTGGGCGTGGGCAATATTTATGCCGAAGGCGGCGTGCAAACTGTTCATCATATAGAACAGGCTCTGAAAGCTCAAACTTTATTTAAAAAGGATAAAGATTATGTAGTTAAGGACGGCGAAATTATTATTGTTGATGAATTTACCGGTCGTCTTATGTTTGGTAGGCGTTATAGCGAGGGATTGCATCAGGCCATAGAAGCTAAAGAAGGAGTGGACATTCAACGCGAAAGCCAAACGCTGGCCACCATTACTTTTCAAAATTATTTTAGAATGTATGAGAAGCTTTCCGGTATGACCGGTACGGCTGCCACTGAAGCAGAAGAGTTTGCCAAAATTTATAATTTGGAAGTGGTGGAAATTCCCACCAACAAAGAAATGGTAAGGCGTGATTTGTCCGATAGGATTTATAAAAATGAAACGGGCAAATTTACGGCGGTAGTTAGGGAAGTAAAAGAACGTTATCAAAAAGGTCAGCCGGTTTTGATTGGTACTATTTCCATTGAAAAAAATGAGGCTTTGAGTGAGGCCTTGGCCAAAGAAGGCGTACCGCATCAAATTTTAAATGCCAAAAATCATGAAAGGGAAGCGGAAATTATTTCCCAGGCCGGTCGGCTTAGCGCCGTCACTTTGGCTACCAATATGGCAGGCCGCGGTGTAGATATTATTTTGGGTGGCAATCCGTCCAATCCCGAGGAGGCTAAAAAAGTGCGTGAACTGGGCGGTTTGCACGTGCTTGGCACGGAACGTCATGAATCCAGGCGTATAGATAATCAACTACGCGGTCGTTCCGGACGCCAAGGTGATCCGGGATCTTCTCAATTTTATGTTTCTTTAGAAGATGATTTAATGCGTATTTTTGGTTCGGAAAGAATTAAAAAGATGATGGACTTTTTAAAGATTCCCGAAGATATGCCGATTGAAAATAAAATGATTTCCAAATCTTTGGAATCAGCTCAGCATAAAGTTGAAGGGCATAATTTTGATATTCGCAAGCATTTGTTGGATTACGATGACGTAATTAATAAACATCGCACGGTTATTTACAAAAAACGTCGTGAAATTTTGGATGAATATGAGAAAGAAAAGGAAATTATTTTGAAAGGAGAACCGGTTGAAGAAACGCCGGAAACTTTGCGCGGGAAGATTTTGGACATGGTGGAAAAGGAAATTGAGCAGTTTGTTTATTATCATACTGCTGCCACAGTGGGTGGTGATTGGAATGTTAAAGAAATTATTGAAACAGCCTCTACAATTTTTATTTTAACAGATGCTGAAAAAGCGGAATTATTAAAAATGGGCGGCACTACTGAAGGACGGTTAGAAGAGGCGGAAGAAAGAACCAAAATTATAGAATTTTTGGTGGAATTGTCTAAAAAAAGATTTGCCGAGATGGAAAAGGAAATTAATAATCCGGAATTGGCCTTAGAGATTAAAAAAGGAATTTTACTGCGTGCCATTGATACTTTGTGGGTGGATCACTTGGTGGCCATTGATTATTTGCGAGCGGGGATTGGCCTGCGCGGTTATGGTCAAAGAGATCCGTTGGTGGAATATAAAAGGGAGGCTTATAGATTATTTAATGAATTAGTCAGCTTGATTCAAAAAGAAGTTGTTTACAGTATTTATAAAGTGACGATTGGCGTAAAATTGGCCCCTTCGTTAATGCAACGCCAAGGTGTGCAACTCTCTGGTGCCCAAAAAGAAGCCGGCACTACAGGCGGGGCGTTGGTTAGAAAAAAAGAATTTGCCGAGGATGGGAGCGGCCACAAAATTGGCCGCAACGATTCTTGTCCGTGCGGAAGTGGGAAGAAGTATAAGCGCTGTCACGGAGCGTAA
- a CDS encoding protein-export membrane protein SecD, whose product MGLRDIRVTNSIPRQRIKWGTVGVIVLLVFTALFSFPHVYNQSSDWFKDKTKINLGHFPWVVPFHLGLDLQGGTHLVYEADVTKISSGSQNDAVQGVRDVIERRVNALGVSEPVVQTDRTGSSWRVIVELAGIKDVNQAIKMIGETPILEFKEEISVTAASITDEEKKAIATFNKDAEKKASSVLKEALASNADFSALAKKYSEDPGSAQNGGNLGWFPAGAMVKPFEDAVKSLKINQTTYKLVKSDFGFHIIKKTGERETEKDGQKIKEYEASHILIKTKSETDYAPADKWQITGLNGQQLTRATVQFDPNSGMPTVALEFNDEGKKLFGDITERNVNKQVAIFLDGSAISSPVVREAITDGKAVISGDFTIAEAKLLAQRLNAGALPVPITLISQQTIGASLGMNSLERSLFAGLIGFAAVVLFMLLFYRLPGLLAAVALILYTFITLAVFKMIPVTLSLAGIAGFILSIGMAVDANVLIFERTKEELRRGLSITQALNEGFARAWLSIRDSNASSLITCLILMWFGTSVVKGFAITLAIGILISMFSAITVTRILLHFVGPWIKNPRWFLGGKKINQ is encoded by the coding sequence ATGGGACTTCGTGATATTCGCGTCACTAATTCAATTCCACGTCAGCGTATTAAATGGGGGACGGTTGGCGTAATAGTTTTATTGGTTTTTACCGCTCTTTTCTCATTTCCTCATGTCTATAATCAATCTTCAGATTGGTTTAAAGATAAAACCAAAATAAATTTAGGCCATTTTCCTTGGGTCGTGCCTTTTCATTTAGGCTTGGATTTACAAGGCGGTACTCATTTGGTTTACGAAGCTGATGTCACTAAAATTTCTTCGGGCAGCCAAAACGACGCTGTTCAAGGTGTGCGTGATGTTATTGAACGCCGCGTTAATGCTTTAGGTGTTTCTGAACCAGTGGTACAAACAGATAGAACTGGCAGTTCTTGGCGCGTTATTGTGGAGCTGGCCGGTATTAAAGATGTTAATCAGGCTATTAAGATGATTGGCGAAACACCTATTTTGGAATTTAAAGAAGAAATCTCTGTCACTGCCGCCTCTATTACCGATGAGGAGAAAAAAGCAATTGCCACCTTTAATAAAGATGCAGAGAAAAAAGCTAGCTCTGTTTTAAAAGAAGCCTTGGCTTCTAATGCGGATTTTTCCGCCTTGGCCAAAAAATACAGTGAAGATCCTGGCAGTGCTCAAAATGGCGGTAATTTGGGTTGGTTTCCCGCGGGTGCAATGGTTAAACCTTTTGAAGACGCTGTAAAATCTTTAAAGATTAATCAAACTACTTATAAATTAGTTAAGAGCGATTTTGGTTTTCATATAATCAAAAAAACAGGTGAAAGAGAAACAGAAAAAGATGGTCAAAAAATTAAAGAATACGAAGCCAGTCACATTTTGATTAAAACCAAAAGCGAAACTGATTACGCCCCAGCTGATAAGTGGCAAATTACCGGTTTAAACGGCCAGCAATTAACTAGAGCTACCGTGCAATTTGATCCTAATTCCGGTATGCCCACTGTGGCTTTGGAATTTAATGACGAGGGCAAAAAATTATTTGGTGACATTACAGAGCGTAATGTAAATAAACAAGTGGCTATATTTTTAGATGGCTCGGCCATCAGTTCTCCTGTGGTGCGGGAAGCCATTACCGATGGCAAGGCTGTAATTTCCGGTGATTTCACTATTGCCGAAGCCAAGCTTTTAGCCCAGCGTCTTAATGCCGGTGCTTTGCCAGTGCCAATTACTTTAATTAGTCAGCAAACAATCGGTGCCAGTCTAGGCATGAACTCCTTGGAAAGGAGTTTGTTTGCCGGTCTTATCGGTTTTGCGGCTGTGGTTTTGTTCATGCTTTTGTTTTATCGCTTACCCGGATTATTGGCGGCTGTCGCTTTAATTCTTTATACTTTCATCACATTAGCCGTCTTTAAGATGATTCCGGTTACCTTATCTTTGGCCGGTATTGCCGGTTTCATTCTTTCTATCGGTATGGCTGTTGATGCCAATGTTTTAATTTTTGAACGCACTAAAGAAGAATTACGCCGCGGACTTTCCATTACCCAGGCTTTAAATGAGGGTTTTGCCCGCGCCTGGCTTTCCATTCGCGACTCCAACGCTTCCAGTTTGATTACTTGTTTAATTTTGATGTGGTTTGGCACTAGCGTGGTTAAAGGTTTTGCCATTACTTTGGCTATTGGTATTTTAATTAGTATGTTCTCTGCCATTACCGTCACCAGAATTTTGTTGCATTTTGTGGGACCTTGGATTAAAAATCCGCGCTGGTTTTTGGGTGGAAAAAAAATAAATCAATAA
- a CDS encoding protein-export membrane protein SecF, which produces MTNFNLVKNKNYFLIFSGILIATSLTALLMWGLKPGLDFTGGSLLEVQFKGSVPTSQIVEQKISSLTEKPLIIPTDNQGFIIKMKAVDEQKHQQILVSLNELSAEGLQEKRFEMIGPTVSSELRTKSFMAIVFVLLAIIAYIAFAFRKVSRPISSWKYGVCAVLALFHDVIIPTGVFAALGHFLGVEVDTLFVTALLTVLGFSVHDTIVVFDRIRENLLKFPRETFDEVVNRSVNQTFVRSINTSLTVLLVLLATFFFGGESVKYFVLTLIVGVVFGTYSSIFIASPLLVMWNRLNKKVAVRR; this is translated from the coding sequence ATGACCAACTTCAATCTAGTTAAAAACAAAAATTACTTTTTAATTTTTTCGGGCATCTTAATTGCGACAAGTCTTACCGCCCTTTTAATGTGGGGTTTAAAACCCGGCTTAGATTTTACCGGCGGATCCTTATTAGAAGTGCAGTTTAAAGGAAGCGTTCCCACTAGCCAAATTGTGGAGCAAAAAATATCTTCTTTAACAGAAAAACCATTGATTATTCCTACAGATAATCAAGGTTTCATCATTAAAATGAAAGCGGTGGATGAGCAAAAACATCAACAAATTCTGGTTTCTTTAAATGAATTGTCTGCCGAAGGGTTGCAAGAAAAACGTTTTGAAATGATTGGTCCTACCGTCAGCTCCGAATTGCGCACCAAGTCTTTTATGGCGATTGTGTTTGTTTTATTGGCTATTATTGCCTATATTGCTTTTGCTTTTCGCAAAGTCAGCCGTCCCATCAGTTCTTGGAAATATGGTGTCTGCGCCGTGCTGGCTCTGTTTCATGATGTAATTATTCCTACCGGAGTTTTTGCCGCCCTGGGTCATTTCTTAGGTGTGGAAGTAGATACTTTATTTGTGACAGCCTTGCTTACTGTTTTGGGCTTTTCCGTGCATGACACCATTGTGGTTTTTGATAGAATTAGAGAAAATTTGTTAAAATTTCCTCGTGAAACTTTTGATGAGGTGGTTAACAGAAGCGTTAATCAAACTTTTGTGCGTTCCATTAACACCTCTTTAACCGTGCTCTTGGTTTTGCTTGCTACCTTTTTCTTTGGCGGAGAATCAGTTAAATATTTCGTTTTGACCTTAATTGTCGGCGTGGTTTTTGGTACTTATTCTTCTATTTTTATTGCCAGCCCTCTTTTGGTTA